The Pseudolabrys sp. FHR47 genome contains a region encoding:
- a CDS encoding branched-chain amino acid ABC transporter permease: protein MLPPVFGVLFDGIAYGMLLFLLSVGMSVTLGLMNFVNLAHCAFGMIGAYVAVMLMKDFNWNFFATLPFAFLSAALVSVVVERTLYRKLYRATDLDQVLLTIGLAFISVAAAAWFFGTTQQPVAMPSYMRGSINFLGLNIGIYRMFLVAVGIVVTILLVMTLEHTRFGAQVRAAVDNQRMARGLGIDVDRTFAVTFALGSGLAGLGGALAIEIVGLDPHFAFIYLVYVLIVVSVGGLGSIAGSFAAACLIGISDIAGKYYVPELGGFLIYLVMVAVLMWKPAGLFGKRS, encoded by the coding sequence CCTATGGCATGCTCCTGTTTCTGCTGTCGGTCGGGATGTCGGTCACGCTCGGCCTGATGAATTTCGTCAATCTGGCGCACTGCGCCTTCGGCATGATCGGCGCTTACGTCGCCGTCATGCTGATGAAGGACTTCAACTGGAATTTCTTCGCCACGCTGCCCTTCGCCTTCCTCTCCGCGGCTCTGGTGAGTGTGGTCGTCGAGCGCACGCTTTATCGTAAACTGTACCGTGCTACCGATCTTGATCAGGTGCTGCTGACCATCGGCCTCGCCTTCATTTCGGTCGCCGCCGCCGCCTGGTTCTTCGGCACCACACAGCAGCCGGTCGCCATGCCGAGCTATATGCGCGGCTCGATCAACTTCCTTGGCCTGAACATCGGCATCTACCGCATGTTTCTGGTCGCTGTTGGTATCGTCGTGACCATCCTGCTGGTCATGACCCTGGAGCACACCCGCTTCGGCGCGCAGGTCCGCGCCGCGGTCGATAACCAGCGCATGGCGCGCGGCCTCGGCATCGACGTCGACCGCACCTTCGCCGTTACCTTCGCGCTCGGCTCCGGCCTCGCCGGTCTCGGCGGCGCGCTGGCGATCGAGATCGTCGGCCTCGATCCGCATTTCGCCTTCATCTATCTGGTCTATGTGCTGATCGTCGTTTCGGTCGGCGGCCTCGGTTCGATCGCCGGCTCGTTCGCCGCCGCCTGCCTCATCGGCATCAGCGACATCGCCGGCAAGTATTATGTGCCCGAGCTCGGTGGCTTCCTGATCTATCTGGTGATGGTGGCAGTGCTGATGTGGAAACCGGCCGGCCTGTTCGGGAAGCGGTCATGA
- a CDS encoding branched-chain amino acid ABC transporter permease: protein MTVLDPAHTMTPQTYMQQLSRWRALEIAFWLATLLPFWLFPTYLSLASQIAITALFALSLDLILGYAGIVSLGHAAFFGLGAYSAGIFTKFVWGEPFSGLLVAALVAGVVGYASSFIISRFRHLTLIMITLGLGLLLHEAANSASWLTGGSDGLQGVSIQPVFGVFKFDLYGYTAYGYALGILFLCFLFTRHLINSPFGLALRGIRENFTRMPAIGADSRAHIRKVYTISAIIAGIAGGILAQTTETVALEVLSFERSADVLVMLVLGGAGRLYGGLIGAAVFLIARDQFSGINPQYWYFWIGVLLVVVVMLLPNGILGGLSKLTARWRRT from the coding sequence ATGACAGTGCTCGATCCGGCCCACACCATGACGCCGCAAACCTACATGCAGCAACTGAGCCGCTGGCGCGCGCTCGAGATCGCGTTCTGGCTCGCGACGCTGCTGCCGTTCTGGCTGTTCCCGACTTACCTCTCGCTGGCGAGCCAGATCGCCATCACGGCGCTGTTCGCGCTGTCGCTCGATCTCATCCTCGGCTATGCCGGCATCGTCTCGCTCGGCCATGCCGCCTTCTTCGGCCTCGGGGCCTACTCAGCCGGCATTTTCACCAAATTCGTGTGGGGCGAGCCCTTCAGCGGCCTTCTGGTCGCAGCGCTCGTCGCTGGCGTGGTCGGCTACGCGTCGAGCTTCATCATCTCGCGCTTCCGGCACCTGACGCTGATCATGATCACGCTCGGCCTTGGCCTGTTGCTACACGAGGCGGCCAACAGCGCGAGCTGGCTGACCGGCGGCTCCGATGGCCTGCAGGGCGTGTCGATCCAGCCGGTGTTCGGCGTCTTCAAGTTCGATCTCTACGGCTACACCGCTTACGGCTACGCGCTCGGCATCCTGTTCCTGTGCTTCCTGTTCACGCGCCACCTGATCAATTCGCCCTTCGGCCTGGCGCTGCGCGGCATCCGCGAGAACTTCACGCGCATGCCGGCAATCGGTGCCGACAGCCGCGCCCATATCCGCAAGGTCTACACGATCTCGGCGATCATTGCCGGCATCGCCGGCGGCATCCTGGCGCAGACCACCGAGACGGTGGCCCTCGAAGTGCTCAGCTTCGAACGCTCCGCCGACGTCTTGGTGATGCTGGTGCTGGGCGGCGCCGGACGGCTCTATGGCGGACTGATCGGCGCCGCGGTGTTCCTGATCGCGCGCGACCAGTTCTCCGGCATCAATCCGCAGTACTGGTATTTCTGGATCGGCGTTCTGCTGGTGGTGGTGGTGATGCTGTTGCCGAACGGCATTCTCGGCGGCCTGTCTAAACTCACGGCGCGCTGGAGGCGCACATGA
- a CDS encoding ABC transporter ATP-binding protein codes for MSAQTIALSARGVQKSFGSLVVARDINIDLPVGARYALIGPNGAGKTTLINLMTGMLVPNAGQIVLGGEDVTAMKPQARVKRGLARTFQINTLFAGLNPLEAVTLAVCERRGIAGRFWQNIAGNKDAIEEAYEILAKLKLGDAAYQTTRELPYGRQRLLEIALALATKPKVLLLDEPAAGVPVEESGEIFEVVAGLSDELTLLFIEHDMHVVFRFATHIIVLVGGAIFTQGSPAEISTDPGVREVYLGTRKHG; via the coding sequence ATGAGCGCGCAAACGATTGCCCTTTCAGCGCGTGGCGTGCAGAAGAGCTTCGGCTCGCTGGTGGTGGCGCGCGACATCAATATCGATTTGCCGGTCGGCGCCCGCTACGCGCTCATCGGCCCGAACGGCGCCGGCAAGACCACGCTCATCAACCTGATGACCGGCATGCTGGTGCCGAACGCCGGCCAGATCGTGCTCGGCGGCGAAGACGTCACCGCGATGAAACCGCAGGCGCGCGTCAAGCGTGGGCTGGCGCGCACCTTCCAGATCAATACTCTGTTCGCCGGCCTCAACCCGCTCGAAGCCGTCACGCTCGCGGTGTGCGAGCGCCGCGGCATCGCCGGCCGCTTCTGGCAGAACATCGCCGGCAACAAGGACGCCATCGAGGAAGCCTACGAAATCCTCGCCAAGCTCAAGCTCGGCGACGCCGCGTATCAGACGACGCGCGAACTGCCCTATGGCCGCCAGCGCCTGCTCGAGATCGCACTGGCGCTGGCCACCAAGCCGAAGGTGCTGCTGCTCGACGAGCCGGCGGCCGGCGTGCCGGTCGAAGAGTCGGGCGAAATCTTCGAGGTCGTCGCCGGCCTGTCCGACGAACTGACTTTGCTGTTCATCGAACACGACATGCATGTCGTGTTCCGCTTCGCCACCCACATCATCGTGCTGGTCGGCGGCGCCATCTTCACGCAAGGTTCGCCCGCCGAAATCTCGACCGACCCCGGCGTGCGCGAGGTCTATCTGGGGACGCGCAAACATGGCTGA
- a CDS encoding ABC transporter ATP-binding protein, protein MADALLRLTNVTAGYGDAVVLNDISLEIGNHGALAVLGRNGVGKSTLMLTIMGFTQMKAGQVFWRGQDISRQPPHWRANNGIAWVAQEREIFPSLSVEENLTVAARGGEWSLEAIYRMFPRLNERKRNMGNQLSGGEQQMLAIARALMTNPSLLLLDEPFEGLAPVIVEELIGAVKLMLSGQKLAIVLVEQHTDVALELTENAVVLERGAVMHRAPSAELQKDTETLERYVGLRVAAEH, encoded by the coding sequence ATGGCTGATGCCCTCCTCCGACTGACCAACGTGACGGCGGGCTACGGCGACGCCGTGGTGCTCAACGACATTTCGCTGGAGATCGGGAATCACGGCGCACTCGCCGTGCTTGGCCGCAACGGCGTCGGCAAATCGACGCTGATGCTCACCATCATGGGCTTCACCCAGATGAAGGCCGGCCAGGTGTTCTGGCGCGGCCAGGATATCTCGCGGCAGCCGCCGCACTGGCGCGCCAATAACGGCATCGCCTGGGTGGCGCAGGAGCGCGAGATTTTCCCGTCGCTGTCGGTGGAGGAAAACCTCACGGTGGCAGCGCGCGGCGGCGAGTGGTCGCTCGAGGCGATCTACAGGATGTTTCCGCGCCTCAACGAGCGCAAGCGCAACATGGGCAACCAGCTCTCCGGCGGCGAGCAGCAGATGCTGGCGATCGCGCGCGCGCTGATGACCAACCCGTCGCTGCTCCTGCTCGACGAGCCGTTCGAGGGCCTCGCCCCGGTCATCGTCGAGGAACTGATCGGCGCGGTGAAGCTGATGCTCTCCGGTCAGAAGCTCGCCATCGTCCTCGTCGAGCAGCACACCGACGTGGCGCTGGAACTGACGGAAAACGCCGTCGTGCTGGAGCGCGGCGCGGTGATGCACCGGGCGCCGTCGGCCGAGCTGCAGAAGGATACCGAGACGCTGGAGCGCTATGTCGGCCTGCGGGTCGCGGCGGAGCATTGA
- a CDS encoding orotate phosphoribosyltransferase — translation MTTDAHFLDRDTIAELTARMYLDTGAVRFMGDKPFIFTSGWASPVYNDSRWLISFPDVRSAIMGYMVNAIDRDIGRDKLDAVAGGETAGIPFAAWVADRMHLPMQYVRKKPKGFGRGAQIEGELKAGQRVLLVEDLATDGRSKVNFVKAIRDADGHCDHCTVIFFYNIYKEGEKVLGDLGVTLHYLTTWRDVLRVAKKMDRFEPKMLAEVENFINDPAGWSKAHGGVSTAAE, via the coding sequence ATGACCACCGACGCCCATTTCCTCGACCGCGACACCATCGCCGAGCTCACCGCCCGCATGTATCTCGACACCGGCGCGGTGCGGTTCATGGGCGACAAGCCCTTCATCTTCACTTCGGGCTGGGCGAGCCCGGTCTATAACGACTCGCGCTGGCTGATCTCCTTCCCGGACGTGCGCTCGGCGATCATGGGCTACATGGTCAACGCCATCGACCGCGACATCGGCCGGGACAAGCTCGACGCGGTGGCGGGCGGCGAGACCGCGGGCATCCCCTTCGCCGCCTGGGTCGCCGACCGCATGCACCTGCCGATGCAATATGTGCGCAAGAAGCCCAAGGGCTTCGGCCGCGGCGCGCAGATCGAGGGCGAACTCAAAGCCGGTCAGCGCGTGCTGCTGGTGGAAGATCTCGCCACAGACGGCCGCAGCAAGGTCAATTTCGTCAAGGCGATCCGCGACGCCGACGGCCATTGCGACCACTGCACGGTGATCTTCTTCTACAACATCTACAAAGAGGGCGAGAAGGTCCTCGGCGATCTCGGCGTCACGCTGCACTACCTGACGACCTGGCGCGACGTGCTGCGCGTCGCCAAGAAGATGGACCGCTTCGAGCCGAAGATGCTGGCCGAGGTCGAGAACTTCATCAACGATCCGGCCGGCTGGTCGAAAGCCCATGGCGGCGTTTCGACTGCCGCTGAATAA
- a CDS encoding YaiI/YqxD family protein, whose amino-acid sequence MEDPPSPVIRIFVDADACPVKNEVYRVAERYGLKVFIVANSFMNVPRSELIERVIVPEGPDVADQWIAERAGGHDIVVTADVPLAARCVKNGSSVLSPTGKVFDDDAIGMALASRNLMADLRSAGAVTRGPPPLSRQDVSRFLSALDLAVGRIRRRAP is encoded by the coding sequence ATGGAAGACCCGCCAAGCCCTGTCATCCGGATTTTCGTCGATGCGGATGCCTGCCCGGTCAAGAACGAGGTGTACCGGGTTGCCGAGCGCTACGGGCTCAAGGTTTTCATCGTCGCCAACTCGTTCATGAATGTGCCGCGCAGCGAGCTGATCGAGCGCGTCATTGTGCCGGAAGGCCCGGACGTCGCCGACCAATGGATCGCCGAGCGGGCGGGCGGGCATGACATCGTCGTTACCGCCGATGTTCCGCTGGCGGCGCGCTGCGTCAAGAACGGCTCCAGTGTGCTGTCGCCGACCGGCAAGGTGTTCGACGACGATGCCATCGGCATGGCGCTGGCGAGCCGCAACCTGATGGCCGATTTGCGCAGCGCCGGCGCCGTGACGCGCGGGCCGCCGCCTTTATCGCGGCAGGATGTGTCGCGCTTCCTCAGCGCGCTCGATCTGGCAGTAGGGCGGATTAGGCGCAGAGCGCCGTAA
- a CDS encoding cupin domain-containing protein, producing MAKKRSKTRKKLPKPVQPRKPAKHNARRAVSAKTRAKKPKQKFHVSHHNEADFDQGLRSYAKYRDLGLALATSGMVQAHVIRFIPPFKAEDVAHPHFHDVDLQMIYVLKGWYKTEFEGEGVHTFTAGSCWIQPPKIKHTVLGYSDDCELLEIVLPAEFETVMLEK from the coding sequence ATGGCCAAAAAGCGTTCCAAAACAAGGAAAAAGCTGCCGAAGCCGGTGCAGCCGCGCAAACCGGCCAAGCACAATGCGCGCCGTGCCGTATCGGCCAAAACCCGCGCCAAGAAGCCGAAGCAGAAATTCCACGTCAGCCATCACAACGAGGCCGACTTCGACCAGGGCCTGCGCTCTTACGCCAAATACCGCGATCTCGGCCTCGCCCTCGCCACCTCCGGCATGGTGCAGGCGCATGTCATCCGCTTCATTCCGCCGTTCAAGGCGGAGGACGTCGCGCATCCGCATTTTCATGACGTCGACCTGCAGATGATCTATGTGCTCAAGGGGTGGTACAAGACCGAGTTCGAAGGTGAAGGCGTGCACACCTTCACGGCCGGCTCGTGCTGGATCCAGCCGCCAAAGATCAAGCACACCGTGCTCGGCTATTCGGACGACTGCGAGCTATTGGAGATCGTGCTGCCGGCCGAGTTCGAGACGGTGATGCTGGAGAAGTAG
- the ccoS gene encoding cbb3-type cytochrome oxidase assembly protein CcoS gives MNVIIYLLPLALGLGLLGLFAFLWSLRSGQYNDMEGAAYRVLSDDDVENGKT, from the coding sequence ATGAACGTCATCATCTATCTGTTGCCGCTGGCGCTCGGCCTTGGCCTGCTCGGCCTGTTCGCCTTCCTCTGGTCGCTGCGCAGCGGCCAATACAACGACATGGAAGGCGCGGCCTATCGTGTGTTGTCGGATGACGATGTGGAGAATGGCAAGACGTGA
- a CDS encoding heavy metal translocating P-type ATPase, with translation MTETLDVSPYVKPEADGTHGMDVAVEGITCGACIARIEHAMKNLPGVTEARVNYTNRRLHVAWSDALDEPARIFDALRSSGYRGHPFVPLRAEEEEAAETRRLTRCLAVAGFAAMNVMLLSVSVWSGNVTDITPETRDFFHWASALIALPAAAYAGQPFFTSAWAALRAGTLNMNVPISLGVILALGMSVVETANHAEHAYFDSALMLLFFLLVGRALEHAMRRRTRATAGNLAALRADTAHRFVDGELVNVLAGSLRAGDRILVKPGERVPADGEVINGTSEIDESLITGETARRAIKAGAKVYAGSLNFTGTLTMRVTAGGGNSLLDEIEKLLDKAASAKSRTRRLADEAARIYSPVVHLTAALTFLGWWLFGASAHDSILIAIAVLIITCPCALALAIPAVQVVASGALFRRGIILNAGDAIERLAEADTIVFDKTGTLTLPEPRVVNDTDIDAGVMQAASRLAQSSRHPLAMALAKEATSTTPFDGAVEEPGQGVHAIVDGVEMRLGSAGFCQVSSGTNGEGVSQIYFRHGDRTAAFAIAQSLRPDAIETVQALCDLGFDLHILSGDRREAVAPVAEALGIPQWMGGVDPAEKIAFIDALKQRGRRVLMVGDGLNDAPSLAAAHVSLSPISAADVTQAHADAVFLGERLVAVLDAITISRRARHLMVQNLWLAVIYNAIAVPVAIAGLVTPLIAAAAMSGSSLLVTLNALRANAKDAGAAADKNSVHSRASGNPESVPPLSRGRTEVGSPEETSVT, from the coding sequence ATGACCGAAACCCTCGACGTCTCGCCTTACGTCAAGCCGGAAGCCGACGGCACCCATGGCATGGATGTAGCCGTGGAGGGTATCACATGCGGTGCATGCATTGCGCGTATTGAGCATGCGATGAAGAATTTGCCCGGCGTCACCGAGGCGCGGGTCAACTACACCAACCGCCGTCTGCATGTCGCCTGGTCCGATGCGCTCGACGAACCGGCGCGCATCTTCGATGCCCTGCGCTCCAGCGGCTATCGCGGCCATCCCTTCGTGCCGCTGCGCGCCGAAGAAGAAGAAGCGGCCGAGACGCGCCGGCTGACGCGCTGTCTCGCGGTGGCCGGCTTCGCCGCAATGAATGTGATGCTGCTGTCGGTGTCGGTGTGGTCGGGCAATGTCACCGACATCACGCCCGAAACGCGCGATTTCTTCCACTGGGCTTCGGCGCTGATTGCGCTGCCAGCGGCGGCCTATGCGGGCCAGCCGTTCTTCACCAGCGCATGGGCGGCGCTGCGCGCCGGCACGCTCAACATGAACGTGCCGATTTCGCTCGGCGTCATTCTGGCGCTCGGCATGTCGGTGGTTGAGACCGCCAATCACGCCGAGCACGCTTACTTCGACTCGGCGCTGATGCTGCTGTTCTTCTTGCTGGTCGGCCGTGCGCTCGAGCATGCGATGCGCCGGCGCACGCGTGCCACCGCCGGTAATCTCGCCGCGTTGCGGGCCGACACCGCGCATCGCTTCGTCGATGGCGAGCTGGTCAATGTGCTGGCGGGGTCGCTGCGCGCCGGTGATCGCATTCTGGTCAAGCCGGGCGAGCGCGTGCCTGCGGACGGCGAGGTGATCAACGGCACGTCCGAGATCGACGAAAGCCTGATCACCGGCGAGACCGCGCGCCGCGCCATCAAGGCCGGCGCCAAGGTCTATGCCGGCAGCCTCAACTTCACCGGCACGCTGACCATGCGGGTCACCGCCGGCGGCGGCAATTCGTTGCTCGACGAGATCGAGAAGCTGCTGGACAAGGCCGCCAGCGCCAAGTCGCGCACGCGGCGTCTCGCCGACGAGGCGGCGCGCATCTATTCGCCGGTGGTGCATCTCACCGCCGCGCTGACCTTCCTCGGCTGGTGGCTCTTTGGCGCGTCGGCGCACGACTCGATCCTGATCGCCATCGCGGTGTTGATCATCACCTGTCCCTGCGCACTGGCGCTGGCCATTCCGGCGGTGCAGGTCGTTGCTTCCGGCGCGCTGTTCCGGCGCGGCATCATCCTGAATGCCGGCGATGCCATCGAGCGCCTCGCCGAAGCCGACACCATCGTGTTCGACAAAACGGGCACGCTGACTTTGCCGGAGCCGCGCGTCGTCAATGATACCGACATCGATGCCGGTGTCATGCAGGCAGCGTCGCGGCTGGCGCAATCGAGCCGGCATCCGCTGGCCATGGCGCTGGCCAAGGAGGCGACGAGCACCACGCCGTTCGATGGCGCGGTGGAGGAGCCGGGGCAGGGCGTGCACGCCATCGTTGACGGCGTCGAAATGCGATTGGGTAGTGCGGGCTTCTGCCAGGTTTCTTCGGGGACGAACGGAGAGGGGGTCTCCCAAATCTATTTCCGCCATGGCGACCGCACCGCGGCGTTCGCGATCGCGCAAAGTCTGCGGCCTGACGCCATCGAGACCGTGCAGGCGCTGTGCGATCTCGGCTTCGACCTGCACATCCTGTCCGGCGACCGCAGGGAAGCGGTGGCGCCGGTGGCTGAAGCGCTCGGCATTCCGCAATGGATGGGCGGCGTCGATCCCGCGGAAAAGATCGCTTTCATCGATGCGCTCAAGCAGCGCGGCCGTCGCGTGCTGATGGTCGGCGACGGCCTCAACGACGCGCCGTCGCTCGCGGCTGCGCATGTCTCGCTGTCACCGATCTCGGCCGCCGACGTCACGCAGGCGCATGCCGACGCCGTGTTCCTCGGCGAGCGGCTGGTGGCCGTGCTCGACGCCATCACGATTTCGCGGCGCGCGCGCCACCTGATGGTGCAGAACCTGTGGCTCGCCGTGATCTACAATGCCATTGCCGTGCCGGTCGCTATCGCTGGTCTGGTGACGCCGTTGATTGCGGCGGCGGCGATGTCCGGTTCGTCGCTGCTGGTGACGCTGAATGCGCTGCGTGCGAATGCGAAGGATGCCGGCGCGGCAGCGGACAAAAACTCCGTTCATTCCCGCGCAAGCGGGAATCCAGAGTCTGTGCCCCCGCTTTCGCGAGGACGAACGGAAGTTGGATCGCCTGAAGAAACGAGCGTGACATGA
- a CDS encoding FixH family protein, translating into MAQPHDTKPREVTGRTVLFSLIGFFALVMGVNAVMVKAATSTFGGVQTSSSYKAGLQFKQEIAAAEKQSARNWRVDGKLIHDKAGEAVLDIAVRDAKGEPVTGLAAVAHLEHPADARRDHDVPLSLIGAGQFHGVATAPAGQWELVIDLERDGERVFRSRSRVTLK; encoded by the coding sequence ATGGCACAGCCGCACGACACCAAGCCGCGCGAAGTGACGGGCCGGACCGTCCTGTTCTCGCTGATCGGCTTCTTTGCCCTGGTCATGGGCGTTAACGCCGTGATGGTGAAGGCGGCAACCTCGACCTTCGGCGGCGTGCAGACCTCGAGTTCGTACAAGGCCGGGCTCCAGTTCAAGCAGGAGATCGCCGCCGCTGAAAAGCAGTCGGCGCGCAACTGGCGGGTCGACGGCAAGCTGATCCATGACAAGGCCGGCGAGGCCGTTCTCGACATCGCGGTGCGTGACGCCAAGGGCGAGCCGGTCACGGGTCTTGCCGCCGTGGCGCATCTCGAACACCCGGCCGATGCGCGGCGCGATCACGACGTGCCGCTCAGCCTCATCGGCGCCGGGCAGTTTCATGGCGTCGCGACAGCGCCCGCCGGACAATGGGAACTGGTCATCGACCTCGAGCGTGACGGCGAGCGCGTGTTCCGCTCGCGCAGCCGGGTGACGTTGAAGTAG
- the ccoG gene encoding cytochrome c oxidase accessory protein CcoG, giving the protein MTQLEELVRQSEVKAAAPPPSPPSADDDIDDIPLYAARRKIYPQSVHGTFRRIKWAVLLITLGIYYLLPFVRWDRGPNAPSQAVLIDFPNRRFYFFFIELWPQEVYYLTGLLILAAIGLFLMNALAGRVWCGYLCPQTVWTDLYMAIERFTEGDRREHMKRESQPWTLETYARKGAKHFLWLMVAWWTGGAWVLYFADAPTLVKDLATGNAPFVAYAWIGILTFTTYALAGHMREQVCLYMCPWPRIQAALTDEYALNVTYRYDRGEPRMSAKKAEQMKAHGERAGDCVDCLQCVHVCPTGIDIRQGSQLGCIQCGLCIDACDNIMAKLGRPTRLIAYDTDLNIKARQEGKPSTYRLIRWRTSLYAAIIAVAGGVMLYALATRGSEGISVIHDRNPMFVRLSDGSLRNGYTIRIVNKQLKSRDFIVAVEGLPSTLIDYVGLPPRADGRQLVSVGPDQTKEVRVLVTDYSQTPPAASTSILFSLIDIDSGAVAQVRDHFFGPERR; this is encoded by the coding sequence ATGACACAACTTGAAGAACTGGTGCGGCAATCCGAGGTCAAGGCCGCGGCCCCTCCGCCATCGCCACCGTCGGCCGATGACGATATCGACGACATTCCGCTCTACGCCGCGCGCCGCAAAATCTATCCGCAGAGCGTGCATGGCACCTTCCGCCGCATCAAATGGGCGGTGCTGCTCATCACCCTGGGCATCTATTATCTGCTGCCCTTCGTGCGCTGGGATCGCGGGCCGAACGCGCCGTCGCAGGCGGTGCTGATCGATTTCCCGAACCGCCGCTTCTATTTCTTCTTCATCGAACTGTGGCCGCAGGAGGTCTACTACCTCACCGGTCTCCTGATCCTCGCCGCCATCGGCCTGTTCCTGATGAATGCGCTCGCCGGCCGCGTTTGGTGTGGCTATCTGTGCCCGCAGACGGTGTGGACCGATCTCTACATGGCGATCGAGCGCTTCACCGAGGGCGATCGCCGCGAGCACATGAAGCGCGAGTCGCAGCCGTGGACGCTCGAGACCTACGCGCGCAAGGGCGCTAAGCATTTCCTGTGGTTGATGGTGGCGTGGTGGACCGGCGGCGCCTGGGTTCTTTATTTTGCCGATGCCCCGACTTTGGTGAAGGATCTTGCCACGGGCAATGCGCCGTTCGTGGCCTATGCCTGGATCGGCATTCTCACCTTCACGACCTATGCGCTTGCCGGCCACATGCGCGAGCAGGTCTGCCTCTATATGTGCCCGTGGCCGCGCATTCAGGCGGCGCTGACCGACGAATATGCGCTGAACGTCACCTATCGTTACGATCGCGGCGAGCCGCGCATGTCGGCCAAGAAGGCCGAGCAGATGAAGGCGCACGGCGAGCGCGCCGGCGATTGCGTCGACTGCCTGCAATGCGTGCATGTCTGCCCGACTGGCATCGACATTCGCCAGGGCTCGCAGCTCGGCTGCATCCAGTGCGGGCTGTGCATCGACGCCTGCGACAATATCATGGCCAAGCTCGGCCGTCCGACACGTCTGATCGCCTATGACACCGACCTCAACATCAAGGCGCGTCAGGAGGGCAAGCCTTCGACGTACAGGCTGATCCGCTGGCGCACGTCGCTTTATGCTGCGATCATCGCCGTTGCCGGCGGCGTCATGCTTTATGCGCTGGCGACGCGCGGCTCGGAAGGCATCAGCGTCATCCACGACCGCAACCCGATGTTCGTGCGGCTGTCGGACGGCTCATTGCGCAACGGCTACACCATCCGCATCGTCAATAAGCAGCTCAAATCGCGCGACTTCATCGTCGCCGTGGAGGGCCTGCCGTCAACGCTGATCGACTATGTCGGCCTGCCGCCGCGCGCCGACGGCCGGCAGCTCGTCTCGGTCGGCCCGGACCAGACCAAGGAAGTGCGCGTGCTGGTCACCGATTACAGCCAGACGCCGCCGGCGGCCTCGACATCGATTCTGTTCAGCCTGATCGATATCGACTCCGGCGCCGTGGCGCAGGTGCGCGATCACTTCTTCGGTCCTGAGAGGAGATAA
- the ccoP gene encoding cytochrome-c oxidase, cbb3-type subunit III produces MAEEHKQIDALTGTATTGHEWDGLRELNTPLPRWWLWTFYLTIIWSIGYWVVYPAWPLVSDATKGMFGYNSRAAVVEDITALHAMRGPMMQQLASASTADIAASPQLIDFARAQGRVAFADNCAPCHGAGGGGAKGYPNLNDDDWLWGGKLADIEQTIRFGIRGGHDSGRQGNMPPFKDVLKPAEMSNVADYARSLSGLPTEAGADLKAGQKVFADNCAVCHGDAGKGNREVGAPNLTDKIWLYGSDKATIVQGLQNGRGGVMPVWEGRLSEPVIKALAVYVYGFGGGEK; encoded by the coding sequence GTGGCTGAGGAACACAAACAGATCGACGCCCTGACCGGTACCGCGACCACCGGTCATGAATGGGATGGGTTGCGTGAGCTCAATACGCCGCTGCCGCGGTGGTGGCTGTGGACCTTCTACCTCACCATCATCTGGTCGATCGGCTATTGGGTCGTCTACCCGGCCTGGCCGCTGGTGAGCGACGCGACCAAGGGCATGTTCGGCTACAACTCGCGCGCCGCCGTGGTCGAGGACATCACCGCCCTGCACGCGATGCGCGGGCCGATGATGCAGCAACTGGCGTCGGCCTCGACGGCCGACATCGCCGCCAGCCCGCAACTGATCGACTTCGCGCGGGCGCAAGGACGCGTTGCCTTCGCCGACAACTGCGCGCCGTGCCACGGCGCCGGCGGCGGCGGCGCCAAGGGCTATCCCAACCTCAATGACGACGACTGGCTGTGGGGCGGCAAGCTCGCGGATATCGAGCAGACCATCCGCTTCGGCATCCGCGGCGGTCACGACAGCGGCCGGCAGGGCAACATGCCGCCCTTCAAGGACGTGCTGAAGCCCGCCGAAATGTCGAACGTCGCCGACTATGCGCGCTCGCTGTCGGGTCTGCCGACCGAAGCCGGCGCCGATCTCAAGGCCGGTCAGAAGGTCTTTGCCGACAACTGCGCGGTCTGCCACGGCGACGCCGGCAAGGGTAACCGCGAGGTTGGCGCCCCGAACCTGACCGACAAGATCTGGCTCTACGGCTCCGACAAGGCGACCATCGTGCAGGGCCTTCAGAACGGCCGCGGCGGCGTCATGCCGGTCTGGGAAGGCCGCCTTTCCGAGCCGGTGATCAAGGCGCTGGCCGTCTATGTCTATGGTTTCGGCGGCGGCGAGAAGTAG
- a CDS encoding cbb3-type cytochrome c oxidase subunit 3: protein MDPTYKAAAEFAQTWGLIYFTAIFLAVVVYAFWPSRKKQFDEAARIPLRED from the coding sequence ATGGATCCGACCTACAAAGCCGCCGCCGAGTTCGCCCAGACCTGGGGACTCATCTACTTCACCGCGATCTTTCTCGCCGTGGTCGTCTACGCCTTCTGGCCATCGCGAAAGAAGCAATTCGACGAAGCAGCGCGCATTCCGCTGCGGGAGGACTGA